The proteins below are encoded in one region of Apostichopus japonicus isolate 1M-3 chromosome 22, ASM3797524v1, whole genome shotgun sequence:
- the LOC139964084 gene encoding uncharacterized protein gives MATTRVASESKPNNGPCYRDATVFCQTPGAEVDISDNPCMNCTCTEDNYVRCCNLEPYPVVRRPRRCKLSQNQTTCEYSFQAHCPGSCRIVGWLYTNVTDPVEDDIGAQELEVEEDATKPPAGSPISALTGSSKTSDKNSHKSGSKKRSSTRKSSKGSSDSLSFGLHDSKSKSSKSSKSKKTKIDSSKGSDKDNSFDKLIEDLDPGSQKSSTRKSSKRSSDSLSFGLHESKSKSSKSPKSKKTKSGSSGGSDKDKSSDKLIENLDSEPKKSSTRKSSKRSSESQSLGLDEVSKSNPKASKSPKSKKTKSDSSGGIDKDHSSENFIEILEEVAPDNN, from the exons ATGGCAACAACTAGGGTAGCATCCGAGAGCAAACCTAACAATGGACCGTGTTACAGAGATG CAACAGTATTCTGTCAAACACCAGGGGCTGAGGTAGACATTAGTGACAACCCTTGCATGAACTGCACTTGTACTGAGGACAACTATGTGAGATGTTGCAATCT AGAACCGTACCCAGTGGTGAGACGGCCTCGACGCTGCAAACTTTCTCAAAATCAGACCACGTGTGAGTATTCATTCCAAGCGCACTGTCCTGGATCCTGTAGAATTGTTGGCTGGCTTTACACTAATGTCACCGATCCAGTCGAAGATGATATTGGGGCCCAGGAATTAGAGGTAGAAGAAGATGCTACAAAACCTCCAGCTGGTTCTCCTATATCTGCTCTAACAGGGAGTTCCAAAACGTCCGATAAAAACAGCCATAAATCAGGGTCCAAGAAGAGGAGTTCTACTCGAAAATCTTCAAAAGGTTCCTCCGACAGCCTATCATTCGGGTTACATGATTCCAAATCAAAGTCATCGAAGTCTTCTAAGTCGAAGAAAACCAAAATTGACTCTTCTAAAGGTTCTGACAAAGATAACTCATTTGACAAATTGATAGAAGATCTGGACCCAGGATCCCAGAAAAGTTCTACTCGAAAATCTTCTAAAAGGTCCTCCGACAGCCTATCATTCGGTTTACATGAGTCCAAATCAAAGTCCTCAAAGTCTCCTAAGTCGAAAAAAACCAAAAGTGGCTCTTCTGGGGGTTCTGACAAAGATAAATCATCTGACAAATTGATAGAAAATCTTGACTCAGAACCCAAGAAAAGTTCTACTCGAAAATCTTCTAAAAGGTCCTCTGAAAGCCAATCTCTTGGACTAGATGAGGTCTCTAAGTCCAACCCAAAGGCTTCAAAGTCTCCTAAATCGAAGAAAACCAAAAGTGATTCTTCTGGGGGTATTGACAAGGATCACTCATCTGAGAACTTCATAGAAATTCTCGAGGAAGTCGCTCCTGACAACAATTAG
- the LOC139964097 gene encoding uncharacterized protein, translated as MNFVSIVAIFVTLLGVARPGEIAGVKPDVENALPILIEPDPHNEPTHGTCYNNLALACPAAAMFADPVNVCSDCVCMNDEYTCCRRKSEPKVRCPEHCILTQDQDTCEFLFSASARGACEIVGWYYSEVGDTFDNVPDGGLPYES; from the exons ATGAATTTCGTCAGTATTGTCGCCATATTTGTCACCCTTCTCGGTGTAGCTCGTCCAGGGGAGATAGCAGGGGTGAAACCAGATGTAGAGAATGCTCTACCAATCCTTATAGAGCCTGATCCGCATAATGAACCCACGCATGGCACCTGCTATAACAATT TGGCGTTAGCTTGTCCAGCCGCGGCGATGTTCGCTGATCCGGTTAATGTCTGCTCCGATTGCGTATGTATGAACGATGAATACACTTGCTGTAGAAG AAAATCTGAACCAAAGGTTCGTTGTCCTGAGCATTGCATACTGACACAAGATCAAGACACGTGTGAGTTCTTGTTCAGTGCTAGTGCCCGAGGAGCTTGTGAGATCGTTGGCTGGTATTACTCTGAAGTCGGTGATACGTTTGACAATGTACCAGATGGTGGCTTACCGTATGAGTCATAG